The Bacteroides ovatus genomic interval GCCTCCATGGTGAAGTTGGCCTCTAACTGGGCGCGTTCCGCAAGGAACGGGATGTCGCCGTCAAGGACGTATATCTGCTGCCTCTCCTTGTTGACCAGCGAGATGCAGCACCAGACGGTGAAGCCGCAGATGACGGCGCAACCGGCGATGGTTGCCACTACCGTCATCATGGCGAGCCTTGTTTTCTGTGCCAATGATTCTATGAGCATATTCTTTCTTGTTTGATGTTGTTACTACCTATGATTTGAGGGACTTGCCCACAGAACCTGCGCCGCCCACCGCCGCGCCTACGGCACCTCCCGCCGCCGATCCTGCCGTGCTCGTGATGCCCATTGCCGCCGAACCTGCCACAGAACCTGCTCCGGAGCTTACGCCGCCGGGAATCAGCCATGAGGCCACTTCGGGAACAAAACGGATGATGTACGCCCCCACGAGCATACCCATGGCGTACATGCAGTTGGATCCGATGCCCTGCAAGCCGAGTGCGCCGATTTGCGACCATGAGTTGACGGAGCCGTGCAGGAGGTGGTTGTAGGCCACCAAGTCCTGCTGCAGGTTGTATAGGAGGATAAAGTCGATATAATAGAGGCACATGTAGGTCACGAAACCCCAAAGCGAGAGGGAGAGGTATTTCGACATCCACTGGCTCCATGCCGAGTTCCACGGCGGGGCGAGGGAGAGGGCGAACATGATGGGGCAGAATATCACCATGATGGCCATGAAGATGCGCTGCGCCACGAGGATGCCGTAATAGGACATCTGGAAGATCAGCTCGCCCACGAAGCGTATGACGTCGTTTATCCACTCGCTCATTTTCGTCTCTGCCGCCACCGCCGCACGCTGGGCGTAGTTGTTGATGGTGGTGCCGAGGTTCTGCACGTTGTAGATGAGCTTGTCCCACCATGCCGCGTCCTGGCCGATGGCGGCCACCTGCTGGGCGGTGGCGATGGAATCCTGCACCGTCCTGAGCCGGTCAAGGTACTCGCCCTGCTTCTGCGCCACTTTCAGCTCGAAAGCGGCCACTTCCTTGTTCTTTGCCTGCGCCATCGCTTTAGTAGCGGATTCCAGTCCCTTGCCGGGCACCTGCAGGGCCGAGCATATCCACGAAGAGGAGGAGATGCAGATGGAGATTCCCACGATACGGAACAGCTTCATCACGTCCATGCCGCGCCGTCCGAGCATCATCATCCAGCACTCGTAAGAGCCGACACAGAGCGCGAGGCACAGCCCGATCACCCGTGCCATCCCGACCGCATCGCCCAGCACCGCCACGTTGGGAAATGTTTCCATGGCGACCAGCAGCTTATCAAGGCTCTCGTCGATGGCCGGCAGGCCTATAGTCAGAAGTGTACATAATAGATTCATATTCTGTCTTTGTTTGTAAGTGTCCTAATAATGCGTAGCTGCCACCGCGCACAGACGGGCGGTACGGTCCACCAGTTCCTCCATCTTCGCCTTGGCTTCCTCGTATGCCTGCTGCCGCTTGGCGTTCTCCAGCCCGTAGCCGACTCCCGTCTTGTGGATATAGGCGATGTCCGCACAAAGGATCTCGTTCTGACGGCTCAGCTCGTCCACCTGATGTTTGAGTTTGCCGTCGCTTTTCTTCATGCAATAGAGCAGTCCGTCCGTGATGCAGCCCTGCATACGGTTGAACTCGTCCTTGTAAGAGGCGTAGGTCAGATCCACGTTGCGGTCCGCCTCCCTCAGCAACTCTTCCTTGTAAAGTTCCTCTATGTGCGTCCGTTCCTCTTCCACCTTTTTCACTTTCTGGCGTTGGGTCTCTTCCGAGGTCACACGTACCGGCATGATGCGCTTTACACTGGACTTCGGTTCTTTGAAACGTACCCGGAAGCCCGACTTGAAACCGGCCCACTTCCAGTACATTTCCGCACCGGAATATTTATTATGGAGGAAGTAATAGTACCAGTCAGGTGCAAAGTCCCAAGGGCCGTTCTCCATTGACTGCCATTGTTTCGCCTTCTCGTTGTCACGGGACGGCCTTTGGGCATAGCCTGCAAGAGGAAGTCCTATAAGCATTATTCCGATAATGATTTGTCTAACTTGCATATCCTTGTTTCCATTTGTTGATGACTTTGTCCGCTATCTCGTCCTTGACGCTGGAGTTCAGGATTTCCCAGATGTAGTCCGGCTTCCAGCCGCAATCGGTTATGAGAAAACAGTACAGGTTCGCGTTGTCGATGATGTACCTCGCCTTGTCGATGGTGGTTTTGAGCGTCATCACCAGATTCAGCTTCTCGTCCATGGAGGCTTTCATCAGGTTGATGCCGGAGGCGGCCACGGAAGCATATAGTTTGTAGCAGTGTTTGACTTCACGGGAAATGGCTACGTTGGCATCCGCATAGTACCATGCCACGAATGGTTTCTTGGATACGTGGCTGAACGTATTGGATGTAAAGTCCTTGTAGTCCCTGACCAGTTGGTACAGCGAGTTGGCAGTGGAGGATATGGCACCGGCCAGCACCAGATAGGAATGGGCGTTACTCAGCTTGGTGTCGAGCGTGGTGCGGACATCGTTGAACTTGACTGCCCCTTTGGTGAGCAGCGACTGTTCGCCAAAACTGGTTGCCACACGCTGCAAGGCCTGGTCTTCGTCCTTCTTCACGGCTTTGTGCAGGGCAATCAATGCCTCGATGGTCGGCAAGTCCTTCGGCAGGACATAGGCGGAGACCTTCACCGGCTGCAAAAAAGCCAAAGCCAGCACAAGGGTAAAGAGTACCATTCTTATCTTCCAATGTTTCATAGCTGTATCATCAAAGGGTTAATAATTTGCCGCTACCAGTCCGTTCCAGTCCTGAATCAGGCCGCCGACTTGGTTTTTCATGGTCACTACGTTGGCCCAGCCTTCCGGGTCTATGGCGAAGAATAGGTCGTTAGCTGTCGCGAACTGCGCCATCAGCATCATGCCCTCCACCTTGTAGCGTATTTCCATCAGGTCGGTATAGATTCGGTTGGCCAGTGACAGCCGTTCATAACGGTCAAGCAGGTTGTAGCCGTCGCTCTTCTTTTCCGCCGTGCCTTGTCCTTTGAGGGGATTTTGCACCTTGGCGTTGTTCACGATGTTCACGAAGTTACCTACCAGTTGCTGTGTCTCCATCACGAGGCCGCCCAGCTCCGTCAGGCAGGCGAGCTTGTTCTTGAACTTGGCCTTATTCACCGTGTTTATCAGTTCCGGCACGTCTTTGAGTATGTCAAAGGCGCACGTGCCGATTTCCTTGTAGTACAGGCTCTCCGTCCCGAAACCCGAAATGTTCTCCATCGTGAGCTTGTAGAGTTCCTTGATGGTGGCCATGCTCACCGAATAGAGTTCCACCTTCTGCTTCTTGGAGGCGATGGAATCCAGACGCTGGTTATGCTGGTCTTCTATCAGTTTCTGTGAGGCGGTATTGGCAGCCACCACCTTGATGCAGTTCTTGTCAATGACAACCTTCCATCCGGCAAACACCGGGGTTGATGCGGTTGCCATTAAAACCATTACCAGTATGTATCGTAACTTTACCATTGTGACATTACCTTTTGATGTTCATTTACTTTCCTTGCAAATTCCAGATATTTCGGACTTCCTGCACGTTTGCGGTCGGCTTCGATACGGGTTATCGCCTCCTGCATCGTGCCGTAATGGGCGAGGTATACCTTCAGGGCTTCCTTTTCGCTCCGTTCGGTCGTGTATGCCCAGTAACATTCCGGGGCTTCCTCCACACCATACACGTCCGAGTTTTGCCCACGGCATATCCACACCTCTTTGAAGTAGCTGCGCCCCTCGCGGTTGTTCAGGGCGTTGATGGTGAATATCTGCTGCCGCTGGATGGGCGTGAGACCCAAGATGGCGGCTATCTGCTCATACCTGTCCTTGAACTTTGTCTGGTCCAGCAGTATCTTCACGTCGGAGTTGTTGATGATGGCCTCCTTGACGATGGGCGAGTCAATCACGTCGTTCAGCTCCTGTGTGACCACCCCGGCGATGCCGTGGAATTTCCTGACCGTTTTGTACAAATATTTTATGTATTCCGCCATGGTGGGTGAGGCGATGGCTTTCCATGCCTCTTCGATTATCAGGGCTTTGCGCCCTTTCTTGATGCGCATCTTTTGCAGGAACACGTCCATGATGATCAGCACCACGATGGGGAAAAGCACGGGGTCATCTTTTATCTTGTCAATTTCAAAGACAATGAAACGCTCGTCGAAGAGGTTCACGTCAAGGTCGGAGTTCAGCGTCACTTCCAGCTCGCCGCCCCGGTAGAACTGTTTCAGGATGGCGGCGAAGTCCCGGATGTTGAACTGGATCTTCTCCTGCGAAACGATTTGCGGAATGCGCTCCAGTGCGAACTCATAGTAGGAGTTGAAGGACAATTCCGTTACTTTCAGCCTGCGCTTCTGCTCCTCGATATGGTCAATCTGCTTGTCTATCTTGATAAGTATGGAGTTGTTGTACAGTTCCTTCTTGTAATTCTCGATAATCAGCAGGGCGCGTTCCTTTTCCCCTTTGCTGGCCGCCTCGTCCCGGGCAAGTGCCAAGAGGGAACGGCCCTGTCGGAGCAGTTTGAGCCGCCGGGCTTCTGTCGGAAGCATCAGTGCCTTGCTTTCCGATTGCTTGTCGGTTTCCGCATCCTGAATTTGGGCGTCAATGTCCTCCATGCTGTGGGAAAACTTGTCATAGTCCTCTTCCATCTTGGAGGCGACCAGCAGTTTCTGCCTCAGTCCTTCGCGCTCTTTCTCTGTGAACTTGGTAAAGGGATGGAAGTAGGCTTCGTAGTATTCCACGATGGTCTGGTTAATGAGCATGTCCTCAATCTTGGTCGGAAACTCATTGCCCTTGTATATCAGGAATATCAACGATTTGAGGAAGTTTTTCTTCTCCCCGAAATTTTGGTCATACTCTTCCTTTGTCACCTTGAACGGGTTCATGGAGATGGGCTTCTCTTTGGAGTAAGAGATGTATGTGCCCTTGTAGTAGCCGCAGATACCCTCGTAGGAATCTCCCGTATCGACCATGACCACATCGGTCTGCTGCTCCAGCAGCTGGCGGACGACACTGTTCATGTGGAATTGATTTTCAATGACTTTTACCGCTGAAAATCAACTATATAAGAAAATAACGGTACAACTATCCGTTAGGAATAAGAGGGAATGAAAAAGTTGCTTTGAGGGAGTGAATGAATTAGAAAAGGTGTGCGTTTTGGGTGAAATATTTAACCAAATCTTAACACTTGATAAGACTTTTTATCAACTGATGATAACAGCTCGGAATGAGAATAAAACCGAAACAATCCTTGAATAGAAAAGAAATGCCCATAATCTTGTGAGTTGTGCCACAAAATTATGGAGCAAGTATGGGGTGGGAAAAGACGCGGCTATTAGTCTATTATAACTGCTTCTTCTTCGATTCCAATTTCCGGGTTCGGGCGAAAGA includes:
- a CDS encoding DUF5045 domain-containing protein codes for the protein MQVRQIIIGIMLIGLPLAGYAQRPSRDNEKAKQWQSMENGPWDFAPDWYYYFLHNKYSGAEMYWKWAGFKSGFRVRFKEPKSSVKRIMPVRVTSEETQRQKVKKVEEERTHIEELYKEELLREADRNVDLTYASYKDEFNRMQGCITDGLLYCMKKSDGKLKHQVDELSRQNEILCADIAYIHKTGVGYGLENAKRQQAYEEAKAKMEELVDRTARLCAVAATHY